From Parasphaerochaeta coccoides DSM 17374, a single genomic window includes:
- a CDS encoding IS1634 family transposase: MFIKIVPENKSGRKRLAYYSGHRKNGTVKHSLVQWLGYLDELQALYDDPVSHFKAEARRLTQEEKERQVSLSVSTAEHFHFAPGEGTDCTDPEVRADRILSYGVLPLLKLYHELEIDYFWNNRRRYTKALFNHNSIFRLLVCSRILAPDSKLGTWQARQRLAGDVAFSADDVYRSLAFFSRHKDALIDHLGRMVERQYGRDTGLLYYDVTNYYWEVDAEDELRRRGVSKEHRPDPIVQMGLFMDADGIPLSYGLFPGNTTDVATFRPLQQTGRTIYVADRGMMSGMNVASILLRHSGYVISSSVRTCTAELQAFILKQEGYVHGAADGDFRYKSRLTPVERWVTDSATGGKRKVTVNERQVVFFSRAYQQKARHERMKSIEKAQQAAGGGQNTVLNNHAGRRFLKKSIFDGASGERVEAPEFSVSLDTELLQREEALDGYYLICTNVVGTEEGEPPFAGRARFRRDNLFELNRPVDDVDIIDMYRGLWRIEECFRITKTHLEARPVYVRTRDSIEAHFLTCFVSLLLLRLLEKRTGGTMSVGRMVDSLRQALLGDIEGQCFMNLYCDPVIQDIGAALDIDMSRKYYAKADVRALFAAVKKT, translated from the coding sequence ATGTTCATCAAGATAGTCCCCGAAAACAAGAGCGGACGCAAACGCCTGGCCTATTACTCCGGCCATCGCAAAAACGGCACGGTGAAGCACTCCCTCGTGCAGTGGCTCGGCTATCTGGACGAGCTCCAGGCGCTCTACGATGACCCGGTGAGCCATTTCAAGGCCGAGGCGAGACGGCTGACGCAGGAAGAGAAGGAGCGGCAGGTGTCCCTGAGCGTCTCGACGGCCGAGCATTTCCACTTCGCCCCTGGAGAGGGGACGGACTGCACGGACCCGGAGGTGAGGGCGGACAGGATCCTCAGCTACGGCGTCCTGCCGCTGCTGAAGCTCTACCACGAGCTGGAGATCGACTATTTCTGGAACAACAGGAGGCGCTACACCAAGGCGCTCTTCAACCACAACAGCATCTTCCGGCTGCTGGTGTGTTCGCGCATCCTGGCGCCGGACAGCAAGCTGGGTACCTGGCAGGCGCGCCAGAGGCTTGCCGGGGACGTGGCCTTCAGCGCCGACGACGTGTACCGCTCCCTCGCGTTCTTCTCCCGGCACAAGGACGCCCTCATAGACCATCTGGGGCGGATGGTGGAGCGGCAGTACGGGCGGGACACGGGCCTGCTGTACTACGACGTGACCAACTATTACTGGGAGGTGGACGCCGAGGACGAGCTGAGACGGCGGGGGGTGAGCAAGGAACACCGGCCCGATCCCATCGTGCAGATGGGTCTGTTCATGGACGCCGACGGCATCCCCCTCTCCTACGGCCTGTTCCCGGGCAACACCACCGACGTGGCCACCTTCCGCCCCCTGCAGCAGACGGGCCGGACCATCTACGTGGCGGACAGGGGCATGATGAGCGGGATGAACGTGGCCTCCATCCTGCTGCGGCACAGCGGGTACGTCATCAGCTCGTCGGTGCGCACCTGCACCGCGGAGCTGCAGGCCTTCATCCTGAAGCAGGAGGGCTACGTCCATGGTGCCGCCGATGGAGATTTCAGGTACAAGAGCCGCCTGACTCCGGTCGAGCGTTGGGTGACCGATTCCGCGACGGGCGGAAAGAGGAAAGTGACGGTCAACGAGAGGCAGGTGGTGTTCTTCAGCCGCGCCTACCAGCAGAAGGCACGCCACGAGAGGATGAAGAGCATCGAGAAAGCCCAGCAGGCGGCGGGCGGGGGGCAGAACACCGTACTGAACAACCATGCGGGGAGACGGTTCCTGAAGAAGAGCATCTTCGACGGGGCCTCCGGAGAGCGCGTGGAAGCTCCTGAGTTCTCTGTCTCCCTGGATACGGAGCTGCTACAGCGGGAGGAGGCGCTGGACGGCTATTACCTTATCTGCACCAACGTGGTAGGCACCGAGGAGGGGGAGCCCCCCTTCGCTGGGCGGGCCCGTTTCCGCAGGGACAACCTCTTCGAGCTGAACCGACCAGTGGACGACGTGGACATCATCGACATGTACCGGGGCCTGTGGCGCATCGAGGAATGCTTCCGCATCACCAAGACGCACCTGGAGGCCCGTCCGGTCTATGTGCGTACCCGCGACAGCATCGAGGCTCATTTCCTCACCTGTTTCGTCTCCCTGCTGCTCCTGCGGCTTCTGGAGAAGAGGACGGGGGGAACCATGTCCGTGGGCCGGATGGTGGATTCTCTGCGCCAGGCCCTGCTGGGCGACATCGAAGGGCAATGCTTCATGAACCTGTACTGCGACCCCGTCATCCAGGACATCGGCGCAGCCCTGGACATCGACATGAGCCGGAAGTATTACGCGAAAGCCGATGTGAGGGCACTTTTTGCGGCAGTGAAGAAGACCTGA
- a CDS encoding phosphomannomutase/phosphoglucomutase — translation MGAFKAYDVRGVYGVDFNAETAYRIGYHLPSLLQASFVVVGRDVRTSSDEIYENLTRGITDAGADVWNIGLATTPMVYFATVYYKASASVQITASHNPAKYNGLKISRADAIPVGGDSGLKDLEALVSQNITRTPSNVPGHIFEKDVKPAYIDYLKTYQPDLSDLNVSIDCSNGMSSILIKDIIGSDHHYLFDTLDGTFPNHEPNPLEEENCAAIKSAVLKEKSNVGVIFDGDADRVMFIDEKGRFIQPDYITAVIGTWYLAREKGNVLQDIRTSRSTTEYLTRLGAHVVTWKVGHAFAKMKMREIQAIFGGELAGHYYFRDFNWCDSGMVAALIVLNVVSSLKKAGRTFSSLIDEIVAYANSGEINFKLEQKDEAMQALYDRYVSHDSPASLLDIDGYRIEFDSWWFNVRKSNTEPYLRLVVEAKTRQELDGRVADLSSIIHRFS, via the coding sequence ATGGGAGCATTCAAGGCATATGATGTACGTGGAGTGTATGGAGTTGATTTCAATGCGGAGACGGCATACCGGATAGGATACCATCTTCCGTCATTGCTCCAGGCATCCTTTGTCGTAGTCGGACGCGATGTGCGAACCAGCAGCGATGAAATATATGAAAACCTGACCCGCGGCATCACCGATGCGGGCGCTGATGTCTGGAACATCGGTCTGGCAACTACTCCGATGGTGTATTTTGCTACCGTCTACTACAAGGCAAGCGCTTCGGTTCAGATAACCGCCAGCCATAACCCGGCGAAATACAATGGTTTGAAGATCAGCCGGGCCGATGCCATCCCCGTAGGTGGTGATTCGGGGCTGAAGGATCTTGAGGCACTGGTTTCCCAAAACATCACTCGGACGCCTTCTAACGTTCCTGGACATATCTTTGAAAAAGATGTAAAGCCTGCATACATAGATTACCTCAAGACTTACCAGCCTGACCTGTCCGACCTGAACGTGAGCATCGACTGCTCGAACGGCATGTCTTCAATCCTGATAAAGGATATCATCGGATCTGACCACCATTATCTTTTCGATACTCTCGACGGAACGTTCCCCAACCATGAACCCAATCCCCTTGAGGAAGAAAACTGCGCAGCCATCAAGTCTGCGGTCCTGAAAGAAAAGAGCAATGTCGGTGTGATTTTTGACGGTGACGCCGACCGGGTAATGTTCATTGATGAGAAAGGCCGGTTCATTCAACCTGATTATATCACCGCAGTGATCGGCACATGGTATCTTGCCCGTGAAAAGGGCAATGTCCTCCAGGACATCCGCACCAGCCGTTCTACGACAGAGTACCTCACCCGTCTGGGCGCCCATGTAGTGACGTGGAAGGTCGGCCATGCCTTTGCCAAGATGAAGATGCGTGAAATCCAAGCCATCTTCGGCGGGGAACTGGCGGGGCATTATTACTTCCGGGATTTCAACTGGTGCGACAGCGGCATGGTGGCCGCGCTCATTGTCCTGAATGTCGTTTCTTCATTGAAGAAAGCCGGACGAACCTTCTCGTCCCTCATTGATGAAATAGTCGCATATGCGAACAGCGGAGAGATCAACTTCAAGTTGGAGCAGAAGGACGAGGCAATGCAGGCTCTTTACGACCGGTATGTCTCCCATGATTCACCTGCTTCGCTACTGGACATCGACGGATACAGGATTGAATTTGATTCATGGTGGTTCAATGTCCGAAAATCCAATACGGAGCCTTATCTGAGGCTGGTCGTGGAAGCCAAGACTCGGCAAGAACTGGATGGCAGGGTCGCGGATCTTTCCAGCATCATCCATCGTTTTTCATGA
- the galE gene encoding UDP-glucose 4-epimerase GalE codes for MRVLLVGGAGYIGTHVALAFQDRGDTVGILDNLSTGLKSNVLDGSEFYEGDIMDTQCLDRVFAKGWDAVVHLAAFKAAGESMLKPEIYATNNITGSLNLINACLKHNVMRFILSSSAAVYGEPVYLPLDEAHPKHPTNYYGYTKLAIEQNLEWFDRLKGLKFVALRYFNAAGYDVSGKMLGLEKKPANLIPLVMETAIGKRPNLLVFGNDYPTSDGTGVRDYVHVTDLADAHVSATDYLVAKNTSLTVNLGSGSGVSVQEIIDKSREITGRDIPAQYVDRRPGDPAKLVASSSLAEKELGWKARYSDIETILRTTWEVYLADRKKSVITS; via the coding sequence ATGAGAGTACTTCTAGTTGGCGGCGCCGGATATATCGGCACACATGTTGCGCTTGCGTTCCAAGACCGCGGGGATACTGTCGGCATCCTTGACAACCTGTCTACCGGGCTGAAAAGCAATGTCCTTGACGGCTCTGAATTCTACGAAGGCGATATCATGGATACGCAATGCCTTGACCGTGTCTTTGCGAAAGGTTGGGACGCCGTCGTGCATCTTGCCGCCTTCAAGGCCGCAGGAGAATCAATGCTCAAACCTGAGATATATGCAACAAACAATATCACAGGTTCCTTGAACCTCATCAATGCCTGCTTGAAGCACAATGTCATGAGATTCATCCTCTCATCCTCCGCGGCCGTATATGGCGAGCCAGTCTATCTGCCTCTGGATGAAGCGCATCCGAAGCATCCGACGAATTACTATGGCTATACCAAACTGGCCATTGAACAGAACCTGGAATGGTTTGACAGACTTAAAGGACTCAAGTTCGTCGCCCTGCGTTATTTCAATGCCGCAGGCTACGATGTGTCAGGTAAGATGCTGGGACTGGAAAAGAAACCAGCAAACCTGATTCCCTTGGTCATGGAGACAGCAATCGGGAAAAGGCCGAATCTTCTGGTTTTCGGGAACGACTACCCCACCTCCGATGGAACAGGGGTGAGGGATTATGTCCATGTGACCGACTTGGCGGATGCGCATGTCAGCGCAACGGATTACCTTGTTGCAAAGAATACGTCCCTCACTGTCAACCTGGGAAGCGGCTCAGGAGTCAGCGTCCAGGAAATTATTGACAAGTCCAGGGAAATCACTGGGAGGGACATTCCGGCTCAGTATGTCGATAGGAGGCCGGGGGATCCTGCCAAGCTCGTCGCATCATCATCACTGGCGGAAAAGGAACTGGGATGGAAGGCACGGTACAGTGACATTGAGACCATTCTCCGGACTACATGGGAAGTATATCTTGCGGACAGAAAGAAATCTGTCATTACATCCTGA
- a CDS encoding metal-dependent transcriptional regulator, whose protein sequence is MELSPAKIRYLLSIYELYMEHPESIRPVDVARRLKISRASVTVMLKELEEQNLVSRNTDSGIEFTPKGQKTAMTYYTQYRTFLRFFLQNLQIDGINAREDCISLVSSLSEESLRSLSRYVKDSRLHYILS, encoded by the coding sequence GTGGAATTAAGCCCAGCAAAAATCCGATATCTGCTTTCTATTTATGAACTGTACATGGAACATCCGGAATCGATTCGTCCTGTTGACGTTGCCAGACGACTGAAAATATCCAGGGCAAGCGTCACAGTCATGTTGAAAGAACTGGAAGAACAGAATCTCGTATCCCGGAATACTGATAGCGGTATCGAATTTACACCAAAGGGGCAGAAAACAGCAATGACATACTATACCCAGTACCGCACGTTTCTTCGGTTTTTTCTTCAGAACTTGCAAATTGATGGTATCAACGCACGCGAGGACTGCATCAGCCTCGTCTCAAGCCTTTCCGAAGAAAGCCTCCGCAGTCTGTCGCGCTACGTGAAAGATTCCCGGCTTCATTACATCCTTTCTTAG
- a CDS encoding FeoA family protein, protein MPLIFAEKGKSCFITDIQGRDKTKTFLSSLGFIPGNEVMVVSEVSGNLIVMVQGSRLAVDRNLATRIHVA, encoded by the coding sequence ATGCCGCTGATTTTCGCTGAAAAAGGCAAATCCTGCTTCATAACAGATATCCAGGGAAGGGACAAAACCAAGACCTTCCTTTCCAGCCTCGGTTTCATTCCTGGCAATGAAGTGATGGTCGTATCAGAAGTTTCCGGCAATCTCATTGTCATGGTACAAGGTTCCCGTCTGGCCGTAGACCGGAATCTGGCGACACGCATACACGTCGCTTAG
- a CDS encoding FeoA family protein — translation MTLDQVSAGETVSVARLNGVGAVKRRIMDMGLTKGVAVTVRRLAPLGDPVELTVRGYELSIRLSEAKLIDVVGQENCK, via the coding sequence ATGACATTGGATCAGGTCTCTGCTGGTGAGACGGTGTCCGTTGCGAGGCTGAATGGCGTGGGAGCCGTGAAAAGGCGCATCATGGACATGGGGCTCACGAAGGGTGTGGCTGTTACTGTCCGCCGCTTGGCTCCCCTGGGGGATCCCGTCGAGCTGACGGTTCGTGGATATGAACTGTCCATCAGGCTCTCTGAAGCAAAACTGATTGACGTAGTCGGACAGGAGAATTGCAAATGA
- the feoB gene encoding ferrous iron transport protein B, whose product MKHVALAGNPNSGKTTLFNELTGSSQHVGNWPGVTVEKKDGYIKGNKEFVVVDLPGIYSLSPYSAEEVVSRNYLIGDEADLIVNIVDATNMDRNLYLTTQLLETGLPMIVALNMYDLVKKRKTVIDVKKLEKQLGCPVVPISAATGEGMKDLVSRIKEITTAGTVPGYLAFPAELEKAVRETIALVPQDRLSRWNAIHLLSNDLEALPAKVASAATLKKAESLRTPLENAHDDDMESIIANERYTIIHDMTSSILKMEKRTESASSKIDRVVTNKWLALPIFFLIMWGVYYVSISTVGDWFIGWVESLFGWFGEVFEAGLGAIGASEWLIDLIVNGIIGGLGGIFTFVPQMMILFFFLSLLEDSGYMARIAFIMDRIFRRFGLSGKSFIPMLMGTGCSVPAIMASRTIERESDRNMTVILTPFVPCGAKLPVFALFISLFFADQAWMGPSIYLIAIAGVIVFGLILKRTKLFSGDPSPFVMELPDYKFPRLKSVAIHMWEKGKSFIQKAGTIIVLVAVIIWILQSFGPSGYLGPEDINESFLAMFGNAIRWIFIPLGFGDSWAPAVATLTGLAAKEVVVATFVTIGNATPILFSQVTAFAYIIFTIFAAPCGAAIGATRRELGSRKMLGFALLFQTGTAYVLATLTNLLGNLIFRGTAVVEKTPLDINVLNDVAPLAEETDGIIAGDIVMWFFLTLIVIAFAVIIWNKLRSKKTEAHA is encoded by the coding sequence ATGAAACATGTAGCACTTGCAGGCAACCCCAACAGTGGCAAGACGACCTTGTTCAATGAGTTGACAGGAAGCAGCCAGCATGTGGGAAACTGGCCGGGAGTCACTGTCGAGAAGAAAGACGGATACATAAAAGGAAACAAAGAGTTCGTCGTGGTGGATCTGCCCGGCATTTATTCCCTTTCGCCGTATTCGGCTGAAGAAGTCGTATCACGGAATTATTTAATCGGCGATGAAGCCGATCTCATCGTCAACATCGTCGATGCCACGAACATGGATCGCAACTTATACCTGACGACCCAACTGCTTGAGACCGGCCTGCCGATGATTGTGGCTCTGAACATGTACGACCTTGTAAAAAAACGCAAAACCGTCATTGATGTAAAAAAACTTGAAAAGCAACTGGGATGTCCTGTCGTGCCTATCAGCGCCGCTACCGGAGAAGGCATGAAAGACCTTGTATCCCGAATCAAGGAAATCACCACGGCAGGAACTGTTCCTGGTTACCTTGCCTTTCCAGCGGAACTTGAGAAAGCAGTCAGGGAAACCATTGCTCTTGTCCCGCAGGACAGACTGTCCCGCTGGAACGCCATCCACCTTTTGTCCAATGACCTTGAGGCACTTCCAGCGAAGGTTGCATCCGCAGCAACTCTCAAGAAAGCGGAATCCTTAAGGACTCCGCTCGAAAATGCTCATGACGATGATATGGAAAGCATCATTGCAAATGAAAGATATACCATCATACATGACATGACTTCATCCATCCTGAAAATGGAAAAACGAACTGAGTCGGCCAGTAGCAAGATAGACAGGGTTGTCACCAACAAGTGGCTTGCCTTGCCCATCTTCTTTTTAATCATGTGGGGCGTCTATTATGTGTCCATCTCCACTGTCGGTGACTGGTTCATCGGCTGGGTCGAGTCCCTGTTCGGGTGGTTCGGGGAGGTATTCGAGGCTGGACTGGGTGCAATCGGCGCGTCAGAATGGTTAATCGACCTTATCGTCAATGGAATCATTGGCGGGTTGGGCGGCATATTCACCTTTGTCCCCCAGATGATGATTCTTTTCTTTTTCCTTTCATTGCTTGAGGACAGCGGATACATGGCTCGCATCGCCTTTATCATGGACAGGATCTTCCGTCGTTTCGGGCTTTCAGGAAAATCCTTCATTCCCATGCTGATGGGAACTGGATGCTCCGTTCCCGCAATCATGGCCAGCCGTACCATAGAGCGTGAAAGCGATCGGAACATGACGGTCATCCTGACTCCGTTCGTCCCCTGTGGCGCAAAGTTACCTGTCTTTGCTCTGTTCATTTCGCTTTTCTTTGCCGACCAAGCATGGATGGGTCCGTCCATTTACCTGATTGCCATTGCCGGGGTCATTGTCTTCGGTCTCATCCTCAAACGCACGAAGCTGTTCAGTGGTGATCCGTCACCTTTCGTGATGGAACTGCCTGACTATAAGTTTCCCCGACTCAAAAGCGTTGCTATCCATATGTGGGAAAAAGGCAAATCTTTCATCCAGAAAGCAGGAACCATCATTGTGCTGGTAGCGGTAATCATCTGGATTTTGCAGAGTTTCGGACCTTCCGGATACTTGGGTCCGGAAGATATCAACGAAAGTTTCCTTGCAATGTTCGGCAATGCAATCCGCTGGATATTCATTCCTCTTGGTTTCGGTGATTCATGGGCTCCCGCAGTAGCTACCCTTACCGGACTCGCCGCCAAGGAAGTGGTGGTAGCCACCTTCGTGACAATCGGGAACGCGACACCCATCTTGTTCAGCCAGGTCACGGCATTCGCTTATATCATCTTTACGATTTTCGCGGCTCCATGTGGAGCGGCCATCGGCGCGACACGTCGGGAGCTGGGAAGCCGGAAGATGCTTGGCTTTGCCCTTCTTTTTCAGACCGGCACGGCCTATGTCCTTGCCACGCTCACTAACCTGCTGGGCAACTTGATTTTCCGCGGCACTGCGGTCGTGGAGAAAACTCCTTTGGATATCAATGTCCTGAACGACGTTGCTCCTCTGGCGGAGGAAACTGATGGTATCATTGCCGGAGATATTGTGATGTGGTTCTTCCTGACGCTGATTGTCATTGCTTTTGCCGTAATCATCTGGAACAAGTTGCGTTCCAAGAAAACTGAGGCTCATGCATGA
- a CDS encoding FeoB-associated Cys-rich membrane protein, whose product MKFVDLLILIPIAVALFFVVRHLIRTNKAGGCASCPSCKPVKKDAMETNISDSCPSCHLAQEMTRKLDEVGQTDK is encoded by the coding sequence ATGAAATTCGTCGATCTGTTGATTTTGATTCCGATTGCAGTAGCTCTTTTCTTTGTCGTGAGGCATCTGATCAGGACGAACAAGGCTGGCGGGTGCGCTAGTTGTCCGTCTTGCAAGCCGGTAAAGAAGGATGCAATGGAGACCAATATCTCCGACTCCTGCCCTTCTTGCCACCTGGCGCAGGAAATGACTCGGAAACTGGACGAGGTTGGGCAGACTGACAAATAA
- a CDS encoding NAD(P)H-dependent oxidoreductase — translation MQTVLVFCHPRRDSYNGTLLSAVTECIEKKGRSYKVIDLYADGFDPRLDAQDLVLYEKGQTTDGKVKGYQKMLKASDELIIIAPIWWYELPAIFKGFLDKVLLPGFAYERDKNGDLVGKLTNIKRTTIITTSEAPAYTLLKPQASYVRSILMKGALTDIGLKNIIWKHIGNMNSPRGEKKRKDFLVDIKHHFTMAP, via the coding sequence ATGCAAACAGTACTTGTTTTCTGTCATCCACGACGGGACAGCTATAACGGCACCCTGTTGTCGGCGGTCACGGAGTGTATTGAAAAGAAAGGCCGGTCATACAAAGTGATTGACCTGTATGCGGACGGTTTCGATCCCCGTCTTGATGCACAAGATTTGGTCTTATACGAGAAAGGACAGACGACTGATGGGAAAGTAAAAGGCTATCAGAAGATGCTTAAGGCATCGGACGAGCTTATCATCATCGCTCCCATTTGGTGGTATGAACTACCGGCCATATTCAAAGGATTTTTGGATAAAGTGCTTCTGCCGGGATTTGCGTATGAGCGTGACAAGAACGGCGACCTTGTCGGGAAACTGACTAACATCAAGCGGACGACTATCATAACGACCTCTGAAGCACCTGCCTACACTCTGCTGAAACCACAGGCCAGTTATGTACGAAGCATCCTGATGAAAGGAGCATTGACAGACATAGGTCTGAAAAATATCATCTGGAAACATATCGGGAACATGAACAGTCCGCGTGGAGAGAAGAAGCGCAAAGACTTTCTGGTGGACATCAAGCATCATTTCACCATGGCGCCATAA